Proteins encoded by one window of Xanthomonas sp. DAR 80977:
- a CDS encoding putative bifunctional diguanylate cyclase/phosphodiesterase, giving the protein MKPLRLQTRIAALLVLLVLAAQALTFLAVHVATQRSVAAQLDDELRTGERVWQGIDQRHDEQLLQSASVLADDFGFRAAVTSGDIPTMASALRNHAARVRAPSALLLSADGQFLAGLSELPQAQQLRQVQPLLRQAQRNGSAVGIVVLDDRIVRLALVQVLAPQRVGWVAIGGESGGDLGQDFHNATGLDATFFTAQGTPRVLASTLDPQRAGQFQQQLRRAPLAPAAAQAVSLGQARYLVRVRPASDDGRVAVALQASLDRADAPYRLLKLRILILAGVATLAALVVAILLARGVSRPVAQLVAATRRIQQGDYHALLPVHAAAELAELADSFDTMQRRIARREQDILHQARHDALTGLPNRTALLEHLQTVVDASLAQDGVAAVLVLDLERFKELNDSLGHDFADQVLVETGHRLAAAVQAPDRVGRLGSDEFMVVLAHSDAATVVAYAAGLLAQLRRPLSLPQARILADASIGIALIPEHGADPDTLLRRADIARQQARQLGSGACVYRAGQDEQHLRRLRLTGDLRQAVARQEMSLRFQPKICLSRDRVEQVEALLRWQHPLLGPIGPDEFIPLAEHSGMIHQLTQFVLDEAMRSQAHWRSQGLELGLAVNLSALDLTDAGLPGFVSGCLARHGLPAQGLTLELTESALMRDVEHALHMLQQLCRCGVRLSIDDFGTGYSSLAQLKRMPVQELKIDKSFVMQLAEDSDDAVIVRSTIDLGHHMGLRVVAEGVEHAAAAALLRGYGCDMAQGYLYSPPLDAQALLAWCARQPQASPGRDVASAAEPLR; this is encoded by the coding sequence ATGAAGCCGCTGCGGCTGCAGACGCGGATCGCCGCGCTGCTGGTGCTGCTGGTACTGGCGGCGCAGGCCTTGACCTTCCTCGCCGTGCACGTGGCGACCCAGCGCAGCGTCGCCGCGCAACTGGACGACGAACTGCGCACCGGCGAGCGGGTCTGGCAGGGCATCGACCAGCGCCACGACGAGCAGCTGCTGCAGTCCGCGTCGGTGCTCGCCGACGACTTCGGCTTCCGCGCCGCGGTGACCAGCGGCGACATCCCGACCATGGCCTCGGCGCTGCGCAACCACGCCGCGCGCGTGCGCGCGCCGAGCGCCTTGCTGCTGTCGGCCGACGGCCAGTTCCTGGCCGGGCTGTCGGAACTGCCGCAGGCGCAGCAACTGCGCCAGGTGCAGCCGCTGCTGCGGCAGGCGCAGCGCAACGGCAGCGCGGTCGGCATCGTGGTGCTGGACGATCGCATCGTGCGCCTGGCGCTGGTCCAGGTGCTGGCGCCGCAACGGGTGGGCTGGGTGGCGATCGGCGGCGAATCCGGTGGCGACCTGGGCCAGGATTTCCACAACGCCACCGGCCTGGACGCGACGTTCTTCACCGCGCAGGGCACGCCCAGGGTGCTGGCCTCGACGCTGGATCCGCAGCGCGCCGGCCAGTTCCAGCAGCAGCTGCGGCGCGCGCCGCTGGCGCCGGCCGCCGCGCAGGCGGTGTCGCTGGGGCAGGCGCGCTACCTGGTGCGGGTGCGGCCGGCGTCCGACGACGGCCGCGTCGCGGTCGCCCTGCAGGCCTCGCTGGACCGCGCCGATGCGCCCTACCGCCTGTTGAAGCTGCGCATCCTGATCCTGGCCGGCGTGGCCACGCTGGCCGCGCTGGTGGTGGCGATCCTGCTGGCGCGCGGGGTCAGCCGCCCGGTCGCGCAACTGGTCGCGGCGACGCGGCGCATCCAGCAGGGCGACTACCACGCGCTGTTGCCGGTGCACGCGGCGGCGGAACTGGCCGAGCTGGCCGACAGCTTCGACACCATGCAGCGCCGCATCGCCCGCCGCGAGCAGGACATCCTGCACCAGGCGCGCCACGACGCGTTGACCGGATTGCCCAACCGCACCGCGCTGCTGGAGCACCTGCAGACGGTGGTCGACGCCAGCCTCGCCCAGGACGGTGTGGCGGCGGTGCTGGTGCTGGACCTGGAGCGCTTCAAGGAGCTCAACGACAGCCTGGGCCACGACTTCGCCGACCAGGTGCTGGTGGAGACCGGGCATCGGCTGGCCGCGGCGGTGCAGGCGCCGGACCGGGTCGGCCGGCTCGGCAGCGACGAATTCATGGTGGTGCTCGCGCACAGCGACGCGGCCACGGTGGTGGCCTACGCCGCCGGCCTGCTGGCGCAGCTGCGGCGGCCGCTGAGCCTGCCGCAGGCGCGGATCCTGGCCGATGCCAGCATCGGCATCGCGCTGATTCCCGAGCACGGCGCCGACCCCGACACTTTGCTGCGCCGCGCCGACATCGCCCGCCAGCAGGCGCGGCAACTGGGCAGCGGCGCCTGCGTCTATCGCGCCGGGCAGGACGAGCAGCACCTGCGCCGCTTGCGCCTGACCGGCGATCTGCGCCAGGCGGTCGCGCGGCAGGAGATGTCGCTGCGTTTCCAGCCCAAGATCTGCCTGAGCCGCGACCGGGTCGAACAGGTCGAAGCCTTGCTGCGCTGGCAGCATCCGCTGCTCGGGCCGATCGGCCCGGACGAATTCATCCCGCTGGCCGAGCATTCGGGGATGATCCACCAGCTCACCCAGTTCGTGCTCGACGAGGCGATGCGCAGCCAGGCGCACTGGCGCTCGCAGGGCCTGGAGCTGGGCCTTGCGGTCAACCTGTCGGCGCTGGACCTCACCGATGCGGGCCTGCCCGGATTCGTCAGCGGCTGCCTGGCACGGCATGGCCTGCCGGCGCAGGGCTTGACCCTGGAACTGACCGAAAGCGCGCTGATGCGCGATGTCGAGCATGCGCTGCACATGCTGCAGCAGCTGTGCCGCTGCGGCGTACGCCTGTCGATCGACGACTTCGGCACCGGCTATTCGTCGCTGGCGCAGCTCAAGCGCATGCCGGTGCAGGAACTGAAGATCGACAAGAGTTTCGTGATGCAACTGGCCGAAGACAGCGACGACGCGGTGATCGTGCGCAGCACCATCGACCTGGGCCACCACATGGGGCTGCGGGTGGTCGCCGAAGGCGTGGAGCATGCGGCCGCGGCCGCCTTGCTGCGCGGCTACGGCTGCGACATGGCGCAAGGCTATCTGTACTCGCCGCCGCTCGATGCGCAGGCGCTGCTGGCCTGGTGCGCGCGGCAGCCGCAGGCGTCTCCGGGGCGCGACGTCGCCAGCGCCGCGGAGCCGCTGCGATGA
- a CDS encoding methylamine utilization protein, which yields MTRQTGLARRRAGGRWRALALALAALLPAVVAAAPVTVVVADAAGPLSDAVVSLHPAAAAAPRQVAATVANAATMDQVDSQFVPAVLAVQAGTWVRFPNSDQIRHQVYSFSPAKRFELPLYQGSAAKPVRFEQPGLVTVGCNIHDWMLGYVMVLDTPYFAVTGADAQVRLEVPPGAYELRVWHPRLLGAGYAQPLTVAREPLRQRVLLATHGPAPAAPVDPRIRALQDKFRRASPAPAR from the coding sequence ATGACAAGGCAGACGGGATTGGCCAGGCGCCGCGCCGGCGGCCGTTGGCGCGCGCTGGCGCTGGCATTGGCTGCGCTGCTGCCGGCCGTGGTCGCGGCCGCGCCGGTCACCGTGGTCGTGGCCGATGCGGCCGGTCCGCTGTCCGATGCCGTGGTCAGCCTGCACCCGGCCGCCGCTGCCGCGCCGCGCCAGGTCGCGGCGACGGTGGCGAACGCGGCGACGATGGACCAGGTCGATTCGCAGTTCGTGCCCGCGGTGCTGGCGGTGCAGGCAGGAACCTGGGTGCGCTTCCCCAACAGCGACCAGATCCGCCACCAGGTCTATTCGTTTTCCCCGGCCAAGCGCTTCGAGTTGCCGCTGTACCAGGGCAGCGCCGCCAAGCCGGTGCGGTTCGAGCAGCCGGGCCTGGTGACCGTGGGCTGCAACATCCACGATTGGATGCTCGGCTACGTGATGGTGCTGGACACGCCGTACTTCGCCGTCACCGGTGCCGATGCGCAGGTGCGGCTGGAGGTGCCGCCCGGCGCCTACGAACTGCGCGTCTGGCATCCGCGTCTGCTCGGCGCCGGCTACGCGCAGCCGCTGACCGTGGCGCGCGAACCGCTGCGGCAGCGGGTGCTGCTGGCCACGCATGGCCCGGCGCCGGCCGCGCCGGTGGATCCGCGCATCCGCGCGCTGCAGGACAAGTTCCGCCGCGCCTCGCCGGCGCCGGCGCGATGA
- a CDS encoding isopenicillin N synthase family dioxygenase encodes MTARIPTLDINRFIHPSSASDRDAFVAELGAAYREWGFAGIRNHGIAQAQIDAAYGVFKAFFALPEEVKRKYHVPGSGGARGYTAFGVETAKDSRHFDLKEFWHIGREIADDSKYREVMPPNLWPSEVPGFREHGYGLYQALDQLGARVLAALALHIGLPEHYFADKTDSGNSILRPIHYPPITADDIPNVRAGAHEDINLITLLVGASAAGLEVKSKQGEWVPFTSDADTIVVNIGDMLQRLTNHVYPSTTHRVVNPPGEQARQPRYSVPFFLHPNPDFLIDVLPSCVSADHPSRYPEPITAQGYLEERLREIKLK; translated from the coding sequence ATGACTGCGCGCATCCCGACCCTGGACATCAACCGCTTCATCCATCCCTCCAGTGCCAGCGACCGCGACGCCTTCGTCGCCGAACTGGGCGCGGCCTATCGCGAATGGGGCTTCGCCGGCATCCGCAACCACGGCATCGCGCAGGCGCAGATCGATGCGGCCTACGGCGTGTTCAAGGCGTTCTTCGCGCTGCCCGAGGAGGTCAAGCGCAAGTACCACGTGCCCGGCAGCGGCGGCGCGCGCGGCTACACCGCGTTCGGCGTGGAAACCGCCAAGGACTCCAGGCACTTCGACCTGAAGGAGTTCTGGCACATCGGCCGCGAGATCGCCGACGACTCCAAGTACCGCGAGGTGATGCCGCCGAACCTGTGGCCCAGCGAAGTGCCGGGCTTTCGCGAGCACGGCTACGGCCTGTACCAGGCGCTGGACCAGCTCGGCGCGCGCGTGCTGGCGGCGCTGGCGCTGCACATCGGCCTGCCCGAGCACTATTTCGCCGACAAGACCGATTCGGGCAATTCGATCCTGCGCCCGATCCACTACCCGCCGATCACCGCCGACGACATCCCCAACGTGCGCGCCGGCGCGCACGAGGACATCAACCTGATCACCCTGCTGGTCGGCGCCAGCGCCGCCGGCCTGGAAGTGAAGTCCAAGCAGGGCGAGTGGGTGCCGTTCACCTCCGACGCCGACACCATCGTGGTCAACATCGGCGACATGCTGCAGCGGCTGACCAACCACGTGTATCCCTCGACCACCCACCGCGTGGTCAACCCGCCCGGTGAGCAGGCGCGGCAGCCGCGCTACTCGGTGCCGTTCTTCCTGCACCCGAACCCGGATTTCCTGATCGACGTGCTGCCTTCGTGCGTCAGCGCCGACCACCCCAGTCGCTATCCCGAGCCGATCACCGCGCAGGGCTATCTGGAAGAGCGCTTGCGCGAGATCAAGCTGAAGTAG
- the glmM gene encoding phosphoglucosamine mutase, translating into MSTRKYFGTDGIRGRVGQGAISADFVMRLGNALGRVLGAGAAGNARPTVVIGKDTRISGYMFESALEAGLVAAGVDVQLLGPMPTPAVAFLTRTLGADAGIVISASHNPHYDNGIKFFSAEGEKLDDATESAIEAALDAPFATVDSERLGKAMRARDAIGRYIEFCKASVPRGFDLRGLKVVLDCAHGATYHIAPLLFRELGAEVIAIGAAPDGLNINAGVGSMHIDNLASNVRSHGAQLGIAFDGDGDRVLMADDQGNPVDGDDLLYVLARGWQASGRLRGPVVGTLMTNYGLEQALAALQLPFLRVKVGDRYVHQALVEHGGVLGGETSGHMLCLDRATTGDAIVSALQVLEVLKRSRQSLRQALQGLRKVPQQTVNVRLQQGARPAEAASVQAALAAAQAAVQGRGRAFLRPSGTEPVLRVTVEADDAALMRDTLEKLAEAVRDAA; encoded by the coding sequence ATGAGCACGCGCAAGTACTTCGGCACCGACGGCATCCGCGGCCGGGTCGGGCAGGGCGCCATTTCCGCCGATTTCGTGATGCGCCTGGGCAATGCGCTGGGCCGCGTGCTCGGTGCCGGCGCCGCCGGCAATGCGCGGCCGACGGTGGTGATCGGCAAGGACACGCGCATCTCCGGCTACATGTTCGAATCGGCGCTGGAGGCCGGGCTGGTCGCCGCCGGGGTCGACGTGCAGCTGCTCGGGCCGATGCCGACCCCGGCGGTGGCGTTCCTGACCCGCACGCTCGGCGCCGACGCCGGCATCGTGATCAGCGCCTCGCACAATCCGCATTACGACAACGGCATCAAGTTCTTCTCTGCCGAAGGCGAGAAGCTCGACGACGCCACCGAAAGCGCGATCGAGGCCGCGCTCGACGCGCCGTTCGCCACGGTGGACTCCGAGCGCCTGGGCAAGGCGATGCGCGCGCGCGACGCGATCGGCCGCTACATCGAGTTCTGCAAGGCCAGCGTGCCGCGCGGCTTCGACCTGCGCGGGCTGAAGGTGGTGCTGGACTGCGCGCACGGCGCGACCTACCACATCGCGCCGCTGCTGTTCCGCGAGCTGGGCGCCGAGGTGATCGCGATCGGCGCCGCGCCGGACGGGCTCAACATCAATGCCGGGGTCGGCTCGATGCACATCGACAACCTGGCCAGCAACGTGCGCAGCCATGGCGCGCAGTTGGGCATCGCCTTCGACGGCGACGGCGACCGCGTGCTGATGGCCGACGACCAGGGCAACCCGGTCGACGGCGACGACCTGCTGTACGTGCTGGCCCGCGGCTGGCAGGCCAGCGGGCGCCTGCGCGGGCCGGTGGTCGGCACGCTGATGACCAACTACGGGCTGGAACAGGCCCTGGCCGCGCTGCAGTTGCCGTTCCTGCGGGTCAAGGTCGGCGACCGCTACGTGCACCAGGCGCTGGTCGAGCACGGCGGCGTGCTCGGCGGCGAGACCTCCGGGCACATGCTGTGCCTGGACCGCGCCACCACCGGCGACGCCATCGTCAGCGCGCTGCAGGTGCTGGAGGTGCTCAAGCGTTCCCGGCAAAGCCTGCGCCAGGCGTTGCAGGGCCTGCGCAAGGTGCCGCAGCAGACCGTCAACGTGCGCCTGCAGCAAGGCGCGCGCCCGGCCGAGGCGGCCAGCGTGCAGGCCGCGCTGGCCGCGGCGCAGGCGGCGGTGCAGGGCCGCGGGCGCGCGTTCCTGCGCCCGTCCGGCACCGAGCCGGTGCTGCGGGTCACGGTCGAGGCCGACGACGCCGCGCTGATGCGCGACACGCTGGAAAAACTCGCCGAGGCGGTCCGTGACGCGGCGTGA
- the accD gene encoding acetyl-CoA carboxylase, carboxyltransferase subunit beta: protein MSWLSKLMPSGIRTDSTPSKKRSVPEGLWEKCPNCSAVLYRPELEENLEVCPKCGHHMAIRARARLAALFDPDTTPTEIGARLGPTDALKFKDQKKYSERIKISQKSTGEYDALIAMQGLLKAQPLVAASFDFAFMGGSMGSVVGERFALAAETALQIGAPFVCFSASGGARMQEGLFSLMQMAKTSAALGRLREAGLPYVSVLTHPTTGGVSASFAMLGDINIAEPHALIGFAGPRVIEQTVRETLPEGFQRSEFLLEHGAIDQICDRRELRDRLSELLAMMMRQPAPAKTEVVA from the coding sequence ATGAGTTGGCTCAGCAAATTGATGCCCTCCGGCATCCGCACCGATAGCACGCCCAGCAAGAAGCGCAGCGTTCCCGAAGGCCTGTGGGAGAAGTGCCCCAACTGCAGCGCCGTGCTGTACCGGCCGGAGCTGGAGGAGAACCTGGAGGTGTGCCCGAAGTGCGGCCACCACATGGCGATCCGCGCGCGCGCGCGGCTGGCGGCGCTGTTTGATCCGGACACCACGCCGACCGAGATCGGTGCGCGCCTGGGTCCGACCGACGCGCTGAAGTTCAAGGACCAGAAGAAGTACAGCGAGCGCATCAAGATCTCGCAGAAGAGCACCGGCGAGTACGACGCGCTGATCGCGATGCAGGGCCTGCTCAAGGCGCAGCCGCTGGTCGCCGCCTCGTTCGACTTCGCCTTCATGGGCGGCTCGATGGGTTCGGTGGTCGGCGAGCGTTTCGCGCTGGCCGCGGAGACCGCGCTGCAGATCGGCGCGCCGTTCGTGTGCTTCTCCGCCAGCGGCGGCGCGCGCATGCAGGAAGGCCTGTTCTCGCTGATGCAGATGGCCAAGACCTCGGCCGCGCTCGGGCGCCTGCGCGAGGCCGGCCTGCCGTACGTGTCGGTGCTGACCCATCCGACCACCGGCGGCGTCTCGGCCAGCTTCGCCATGCTCGGCGACATCAACATCGCCGAGCCGCACGCGCTGATCGGCTTCGCCGGCCCGCGGGTGATCGAGCAGACCGTGCGCGAGACCCTGCCGGAAGGCTTCCAGCGCTCGGAGTTCCTGCTCGAGCACGGCGCCATCGACCAGATCTGCGACCGCCGCGAACTGCGCGACCGCCTGTCCGAACTGCTGGCGATGATGATGCGGCAGCCGGCGCCGGCGAAGACCGAGGTAGTGGCGTGA
- the trpA gene encoding tryptophan synthase subunit alpha, translating into MSRASDRIAARFDALRQAGRKALIPFVTAGDPSLEATVPAMHALVEAGADVIELGVPFSDPMADGPTIQRSSERALARGAGLAYVLETVSAFRRDDAATPVVLMGYLNPVEIHGTARFAEEAVAAGVDGVLLVDLPPEESAETLAIFGAAGLDLIVLASPTTSDARIGLLCDAARGYLYYVSFAGVTGADHLDTRAAGDRLRQLRARCAVPVVAGFGIKDAASAKAMAVDADGVVVGSALVAALAEAATLEAVRERALAFLAPLRQALDQA; encoded by the coding sequence ATGAGCCGCGCCTCGGACCGCATCGCCGCGCGCTTCGACGCGCTGCGCCAGGCCGGGCGCAAGGCGCTGATCCCGTTCGTCACCGCCGGCGATCCGTCGCTGGAGGCCACCGTGCCGGCGATGCATGCGCTGGTCGAGGCCGGCGCCGACGTGATCGAGCTCGGCGTGCCGTTCTCCGACCCGATGGCCGACGGCCCCACCATCCAGCGCAGCTCCGAGCGCGCGCTGGCGCGCGGCGCCGGCCTGGCCTACGTGCTGGAGACGGTCAGCGCGTTCCGCCGCGACGATGCGGCCACGCCGGTGGTGCTGATGGGCTACCTCAACCCGGTCGAGATCCACGGCACCGCGCGCTTCGCCGAGGAGGCGGTGGCCGCCGGCGTGGACGGCGTGCTGCTGGTCGACCTGCCGCCGGAAGAGTCGGCCGAGACCCTGGCGATCTTCGGCGCGGCCGGCCTGGACCTGATCGTGCTGGCCTCGCCGACCACCAGCGACGCCCGCATCGGCCTGTTGTGCGATGCGGCACGCGGCTACCTGTACTACGTCAGCTTCGCCGGCGTGACCGGCGCCGATCATCTGGACACCCGCGCCGCCGGTGACCGCCTGCGCCAGCTGCGCGCGCGCTGCGCGGTGCCGGTGGTGGCCGGGTTCGGGATCAAGGACGCGGCCAGCGCCAAGGCCATGGCGGTGGACGCCGACGGCGTGGTGGTCGGCAGCGCGCTGGTCGCGGCGCTGGCCGAGGCGGCGACCCTGGAGGCGGTGCGCGAACGCGCGCTGGCCTTCCTGGCGCCGCTGCGCCAGGCGCTGGACCAGGCCTGA
- the trpB gene encoding tryptophan synthase subunit beta — MSSVPISDFHAYPDASGHFGRYGGRFVAETLIGPLQELAAAYDAARQDPAFIAEYDKDLKHYVGRPSPIYHAERLSREVGGAQILLKREDLNHTGAHKINNTIGQALLASRMGKTRIIAETGAGQHGVASATVAARLGLECVVYMGATDIERQKINVYRMQLLGARVVPVTSGSATLKDALNEAMRDWVTNVRDTFYIIGTVAGPDPYPRMVRDFNAIVGREARAQMLEDYGRLPDAISACVGGGSNAIGLFHAFLNDPAVKIYGAEAAGDGIATGRHAASIAAGRPGVLHGNRTYVICDDDGQIIETHSVSAGLDYPGVGPEHAFLSDSGRAVYQGITDDEALAAFHLLAHTEGILAALESSHAVAQSIKLARELPKDALVLCNLSGRGDKDVHTIAAREGMVL, encoded by the coding sequence ATGTCCTCCGTCCCCATCAGCGACTTCCACGCCTATCCCGACGCCAGCGGCCACTTCGGCCGCTACGGCGGCCGCTTCGTCGCCGAGACCCTGATCGGGCCGCTGCAGGAGCTGGCCGCGGCCTACGACGCCGCGCGCCAGGACCCGGCCTTCATCGCCGAATACGACAAGGACCTGAAGCACTACGTCGGCCGGCCCAGCCCGATCTACCACGCCGAGCGGCTCAGCCGCGAGGTCGGCGGCGCGCAGATCCTGCTCAAGCGCGAGGACCTGAACCACACCGGCGCGCACAAGATCAACAACACCATCGGCCAGGCGCTGCTGGCCAGCCGCATGGGCAAGACCCGCATCATCGCCGAGACCGGCGCCGGCCAGCACGGCGTGGCCAGCGCCACGGTGGCCGCGCGGCTGGGCCTGGAATGCGTGGTGTACATGGGCGCCACCGACATCGAGCGGCAGAAGATCAACGTCTACCGGATGCAGCTGCTCGGCGCCAGGGTGGTGCCGGTGACCTCCGGCTCGGCCACGCTCAAGGACGCGCTGAACGAGGCGATGCGCGACTGGGTGACCAACGTGCGCGACACCTTCTACATCATCGGCACCGTCGCCGGCCCGGATCCGTATCCGCGCATGGTGCGCGACTTCAACGCCATCGTCGGCCGCGAGGCGCGCGCGCAGATGCTCGAGGACTACGGCCGCCTGCCGGACGCGATCAGCGCCTGCGTCGGCGGCGGCAGCAACGCGATCGGCCTGTTCCATGCCTTCCTCAACGATCCCGCGGTGAAGATCTACGGCGCCGAAGCCGCCGGCGACGGCATCGCCACCGGCCGCCACGCCGCCTCGATCGCCGCCGGCCGCCCGGGCGTGCTGCACGGCAACCGCACCTACGTGATCTGCGACGACGACGGCCAGATCATCGAGACCCATTCGGTCTCCGCCGGCCTGGACTACCCGGGCGTCGGCCCCGAGCACGCGTTCCTGTCCGACAGCGGCCGCGCGGTCTACCAGGGCATCACCGACGACGAGGCGCTGGCCGCGTTCCACCTGCTGGCGCATACCGAGGGCATCCTCGCCGCGCTGGAATCCAGCCATGCGGTGGCGCAGTCGATCAAGCTGGCGCGCGAGTTGCCCAAGGACGCGCTGGTGCTGTGCAACCTGTCCGGCCGCGGCGACAAGGACGTGCACACCATCGCCGCGCGCGAAGGCATGGTGCTGTGA
- a CDS encoding LysR family transcriptional regulator, protein MSSLRRLPSLNALRAFEAAARLRSVGRAAAELHVTHGAVSRQIRLLEEELGLALLQREGRGIRPTAAGERLREAAGGAFAQLQDAVAELRRPARPSALVLGCPGSILARWMIPRLQALQRDLPALTLHLSAHEGEFGADLDGLDAALLLGRAPWPDGWQVHVLAPERIGPVLSPALPQAQALAAGAPSALLQQPLLHTASRPQAWPTWAQAHGVDPAALRYGTGFEHLYYLLEAALAGIGVAIAPQPLVADDLASGRLLAPWGFADTGGQWALCEPSGREDPRIVALAAWLRTQLR, encoded by the coding sequence ATGTCCAGCCTGCGCCGCCTGCCCTCGCTGAACGCCTTGCGCGCATTCGAGGCCGCCGCGCGGCTGCGCAGCGTCGGCCGTGCGGCGGCCGAACTGCACGTCACCCATGGCGCGGTCAGCCGCCAGATCCGGCTGCTGGAGGAGGAGCTGGGGCTGGCGCTGCTGCAGCGCGAGGGCCGCGGCATCCGCCCGACCGCGGCCGGCGAGCGGCTGCGCGAGGCGGCCGGCGGCGCCTTCGCCCAACTGCAGGACGCGGTGGCGGAGCTGCGCCGCCCGGCGCGGCCGAGCGCGCTGGTGCTGGGCTGCCCGGGCAGCATCCTGGCGCGCTGGATGATTCCGCGGCTGCAGGCGCTGCAGCGCGACCTGCCTGCGCTGACCCTGCACCTGTCCGCGCACGAAGGCGAGTTCGGCGCCGACCTGGACGGCCTGGACGCCGCGCTGCTGCTCGGCCGGGCGCCGTGGCCGGACGGCTGGCAGGTGCACGTGCTGGCGCCGGAGCGGATCGGCCCGGTGCTCAGCCCGGCCCTGCCGCAGGCGCAGGCATTGGCGGCGGGCGCGCCGTCGGCGCTGCTGCAGCAGCCCCTGCTGCATACCGCCTCGCGCCCGCAGGCATGGCCGACCTGGGCGCAGGCGCATGGCGTGGACCCGGCCGCGCTGCGCTACGGCACCGGCTTCGAACACCTGTACTACCTGCTCGAAGCCGCGCTGGCCGGCATCGGCGTGGCGATCGCGCCGCAGCCGCTGGTCGCCGACGACCTGGCCAGCGGACGCCTGCTGGCGCCGTGGGGCTTCGCCGACACCGGCGGGCAATGGGCGCTGTGCGAACCAAGCGGACGTGAGGATCCGCGCATCGTCGCGCTGGCGGCGTGGCTGCGCACGCAGTTGCGATGA
- a CDS encoding phosphoribosylanthranilate isomerase → MNRTLYRTRIKFCGMTRAGDIRLAGELGVDSVGFVFAHGSPRRVAPAEARAMRQAASPMVDVVALFRDNPKDEVREVLRTVRPTLLQFHGDEDDGFCRGFNLPYLKAVPMGGSDVNARTLQLQYPNAAGFLFDSHAPGESGGSGKTFDWTRLPTGLHRPFLLAGGITSDNVFDAIIATLPWGVDVSSGIESQPGIKDGHKMRKFVEEVRRADCHELNTNC, encoded by the coding sequence ATGAATCGCACCCTGTATCGCACCCGCATCAAGTTCTGCGGCATGACCCGCGCCGGCGACATCCGCCTGGCGGGCGAACTTGGGGTGGATTCGGTGGGGTTCGTGTTCGCCCACGGCAGCCCGCGGCGGGTGGCCCCGGCCGAAGCCCGCGCGATGCGCCAGGCCGCCTCGCCGATGGTGGACGTGGTCGCGCTGTTCCGCGACAACCCCAAGGACGAGGTGCGCGAAGTGCTGCGCACGGTGCGGCCGACCCTGCTGCAGTTCCATGGCGACGAGGACGACGGCTTCTGCCGCGGCTTCAACCTGCCGTACCTGAAGGCGGTGCCGATGGGCGGCAGCGACGTCAACGCGCGCACCCTGCAGCTGCAGTACCCGAACGCGGCCGGCTTCCTGTTCGACAGCCACGCCCCGGGCGAGAGCGGCGGCTCGGGCAAGACCTTCGACTGGACGCGCCTGCCCACCGGCCTGCACCGGCCGTTCCTGCTCGCCGGCGGCATCACCTCCGACAACGTGTTCGACGCGATCATCGCCACCTTGCCGTGGGGCGTGGACGTGTCCAGCGGCATCGAGAGCCAGCCCGGCATCAAGGACGGGCACAAGATGCGCAAGTTCGTCGAGGAAGTGCGCCGCGCCGACTGCCACGAGCTGAACACCAACTGCTGA